Part of the Candidatus Poribacteria bacterium genome is shown below.
GATGGAGGCAAACACTGCGATAGACCGACCCCTGCCCCACTGGCAGTACAGCGCGTCCGNNNNNNNNNNNNNNNNNNNNNNNNNNNNNNNNNNNNNNNNNNNNNNNNNNNNNNNNNNNNNNNNNNNNNNNNNNNNNTGTCGCCTCATCAGCAGGCGTTACGTCTAGCGCAGAACTTAGCCAACGGTGGGGCATTGGATTACTACCTCATCGGACGGTTGGACAATCATGAGGACAGATCCGGGTTTGAACCTATCAAGGAGATTTACCGCTATCACGCAGCCAATGAAGCGGCATACACCGGCAACCAATCGAAGGCGAATATTGCGCTGCTGAAGTCTGACCGAGTCAGCGCGGATGCATTCAAAGGGTGGTTCCGTTTCTTGGTGGAGAACCACCTCCTTTTTGATACCCTGACAGCGGATGCGGCACTCGATGTGGCGTGGGACAAGTATCAGGCGGTTGTGTTGCCCGACCTTCGACCGATGAGCGATGAATTGGCGGGGCGGATTGACCGGTTTGTTGAGGAAGGTGGAACGGTGATCGCCGCTGCCCAGAGCGGATTCCGGGATGCGGACGATGAGCCCAGACCGACACCCGCACTAAAAAGCCTCGGAATTACGGAGGTCAGACGAATACGGACGGATATGCGCTCGTCGTATTTCAAATTGGACGATAAGCAGGGATTTGAACGGTTTTCCGACACTGAGCTCATCTATATGGACGGGACGTATGTCTATGCCACGTATGCGTCGGATGTCCAGCAACGATTCAAGCTGATTCCGCCGCACAACTTTGGTCCGCCGGAACGGTGCTATTACACGCAAGTTACGGCGCACCCGGCGTTCACGGTTCGGTCCTTCGGAAACGGAAGGGCGATCTATATCCCGTGGGAGCCGGGGCAACTGTTCCACCGGCAGGGCTATCCCAACACCTCCGATTTTGTCGCTGACCTGTTGGAGGGAGTTGCCGGGTTGACGCCAATCGGGGGCAACCTGTCACCGATGGTTGAGGCGACGTGGTTTGAAAAGGTGGACGGCAGCTCACAGCTGGTGCATCTGGTGAACGGTTCGGGACATTTCGGGGTGAGTTTTTACCAGCCGGTCAAAATGGTAGACTTGGAAATCGAGTTACCATCAGCGAAGCAGCCGAAGTCCGTGCGAAGCCTCGTATCGGGGGAAGCATGTGCGTATAGCTGGTCAGATGATCTGCTGACGATTCAGTTTCCTGAACTGGGGTTGTTTGAAGCAATCGAGATTGTGTTGTAGATGCCTAGAGGGGAATAAGTCAAAGAGCATCACCATTGGTTGGCTGAAGGCGAGGGAAATCGTCTGAATCGGGGATTGGCACGGATTTATGGATTTCACAGATTTTTTGCTGAAGGATCAGTACGGTGAGAGCTGTGCATCAGGGTTTTTCTGGTTTTTTCAATTCGCCCCACGTTGTGATCCGTTTTCCAGCAGCCTCCACAGCGTACACGAAACCGGGCCTGACCCAATCCGCTTGGTATGCCTCTTCCCTCCATAGCGTTACGGTTTCGTTGGGGATATCGATTAGATAGAGTAAATGCTGGTGATCCTTCTTTCCTACTGATACTGATAAGATGAGTTGTGACTCGTCAGGTCCCCAAACCAATCCAAAAAGACTCCAATCCTTTTCAAATGCTCCCGGTAATACGAATGCATGTTTTTGTGAAGTATCAAGATTCATCAGTAACATTCTATATTCTAGGAGAAACATTGGTTCTCTTGCTTCTCTCGCACTAAAAAGAAGGTGATTTCCTCCCGGCGACCATACAGGACTTAACCAATTTACAAGTTCGCCGGTCTTTAACTGGGTTGGCATATCCCCATCAATCCGAATTTTCATTAAACTCTCCGAATTTTGATCTTTGACGACATAGATGAGATGTTGACTATCGGGCGACCAAGCCGGCCGATCCCAATTTAGCACAGATGGGGACGGGTGAGTCCAGTGGACAATCAGATTTTCGTTGTGACCTTGTGGATCCGTGACATAGAGTCCCCAGCCACCCTGATTATCTCCAGACATAAAGGCGAGCCTCCTGCCATCAGGGGACCAAACTGGCGGTCCATCAAATACGCGCTGATTATGCGCGATTTGTTGAACATTTTGCCCATTTGTGTCCATTGTGTAGATCCTGGGCACACGATTTCGAGATGAGAGGAAGGCAATTTTGTTTCCGTCTGGAGACCAAGAGGGTTCAAAGTTTCGACCGGGTTGAAATGTGATTCGCTGCGGGTTTTGACCGTCCGCCTCCATTATAAAAATTGCACTCTCATCTTCCCCTACCTCTCGGTCAAACACAATTTGTTCTCCGTCAGGCGACCAACTGGCAGCCATTTCCATCTCTGGCGATTGTGTCAAATTGATTATATTTTCGCCGTTGTTATCCATGACGAAGATGTCACTCCCTAGGATTTCTTGATCGAAGAGATATTGCGTGACAAATAGGATTTTGTGCCCATCGGGGTGCCACGCTAATGGAATACTTTCCTGATCGTCTCCAGATGTCAAAGCGGTTACACTCTCTTTGGTCAGATCCATTTTGTAGATTTGCAGTGGATTTCGCGGCACATGTCTGGTTGCGACCGCATCGATGTATCCGATTTGGTTGCGTTTCGGCGACCAAGCGGGGAGAAGTACAAATTGATCTTGTGATATATTAATAACGTTATTCCCATTATCGTCAATGATAAATATCTCCGAACTATCCTTGGTATCCTGATAATATAGGATACGGTTACTATCGGGGGCCCAACTGGGANNNNNNNNNNNNNNNNNNNNNNNNNNNNNNNNNNNNNNNNNNNNNNNNNNNGTTCTTGGATCTTCTAGTGGGCCCGTAGCCGTGATAAACAGGATTTTTCGGCCATCAGGGGACCAGTCTAGGCTTCTGTATCGAATATCCTTTTTGGCATTGTGGGTCAATTGCTCGATTCGGCGTTTCGCAATGTTCAGTTTGAGAATATTTGCTGCCTGTGCCGGAGGGTAAGAAATAAATACAACTTCAGTACCATCGGGGGAGATTGAGGGCGAACTAGCAAACAGATTCCGGGTGAGTTGAACGGGTCGTCCATCTAAGCCCTCAACTAGGAAGACTTCGGGAGTGCCCTGGCGTTCGGAAACGAAGACGATTTTGTCTTCCAATTCTTTTGCGTGCACAGATACGTCAATTGAAATCAGAAATGCAATACACGAAAAAGCGAAAAATTTCCTTTCCATATTAGTACCTTCGCATCATGCCGATAGGATGCCTCCTTGGATTAATCTATCAGGATTTACGCAAATTTAACATGTGGTGTGGATTTTTTTATTTTTAACCCCCTAAATCCCCCTTATCAGGGGGACTTATAAATCAACTGCGTAAGTCCTACCTATTTCAAGCAACACTGCTTCAGGGTGAATTGCGACCAACTTTCCGCGTACCTGTACCTACTACCGGCTTAGGACGTAGCAACGGCATAATGCTGTCGGCGGGACGTCCAGCCTGTAACGCTGCAGCCATCATCTTCATCGGTTTGTCGATATGATTGAAAAACTGCTTATAGCCCGCACAAAGATAGTTCAGGCCATCTTCACCGCTCGGTGTCTTGATGAAACGGTTCTTTGGGCAGCCGCCGTTACAGACGAAACGGACCTCGCAGTCTAGGCAATACTGAGGCAGGGTGTCCCGCTTGTCGGTTCCGAATTTCCGCTGGAACGTCGATTCGACCAACGCTTCCATTGGTGAGTCCATGACGTTGCCGAGGAAGTATTCCGGATCAACGTAGTGATCGCAGGAGTAGAGGTCGCNNNNNNNNNNNNNNNNNNNNNACTTGGGTTATACCCCAACCAAGCCTCTAACGCGACATCGAAAATTTGAACGAAGATTTTCCCAATATCGCTGACAACCCACTCATCGAAGATGGCGCAGAGGAATTTACCGTATTGGGCTGCACGGACCGTGCGGTCGGTCACACCTTTCTCATCCACGCGCTCGACGGCGGGGATAAACTGCATAAACTGCGCCCCAAGTTCTTTGAAGTAGTGGTATACCTCAAGCGGATAATCTGCGTTATGACGGTTTACGACACAAAGTATATTGTAATCCACCTGATGCTTCTGTAGGAATCTCAATCCCCGAATGACATCATCGGAGGAGGGTCTGCCCCGTTTGTCGTAGCGGTATTTATCGTGTAGTTCAGGGGGACCATCAATGCTGATACCGATTAGGAAGTTGTTCCGCTTGAAGAACGTGCACCACTCATCATTCAGGAGCGTCGCATTGGTCTGGAATGTATTCTGGATGCGCGTACCGACCCGTCGGTATTTCTCCTGATATTCGACAGCGCGCCGGAAAAAGTCGACTCCCATCAGCGTCGGTTCGCCCCCCTGCCAAGCGAAGGTTATCTCATTGACCTGCTGCGATTCGATATATTGGCGCACATAATTTTCCAAAACCTCATCGGTCATCCGAAACGACCGTGTATCGGGATAAAGGTTCTCTTTGTCCAGATAGAAGCAATATTCGCAATCCAAATTACAAATTGCCCCAATCGGTTTTGTCATCACATGAAACGCACGCGGTGCTTCCTGTTCAATCATTTTTTCACCTTCTTCTGGGTCGTAATCATCGCTACATTA
Proteins encoded:
- a CDS encoding beta-galactosidase trimerization domain-containing protein; its protein translation is SPHQQALRLAQNLANGGALDYYLIGRLDNHEDRSGFEPIKEIYRYHAANEAAYTGNQSKANIALLKSDRVSADAFKGWFRFLVENHLLFDTLTADAALDVAWDKYQAVVLPDLRPMSDELAGRIDRFVEEGGTVIAAAQSGFRDADDEPRPTPALKSLGITEVRRIRTDMRSSYFKLDDKQGFERFSDTELIYMDGTYVYATYASDVQQRFKLIPPHNFGPPERCYYTQVTAHPAFTVRSFGNGRAIYIPWEPGQLFHRQGYPNTSDFVADLLEGVAGLTPIGGNLSPMVEATWFEKVDGSSQLVHLVNGSGHFGVSFYQPVKMVDLEIELPSAKQPKSVRSLVSGEACAYSWSDDLLTIQFPELGLFEAIEIVL
- a CDS encoding PD40 domain-containing protein; translation: PSWAPDSNRILYYQDTKDSSEIFIIDDNGNNVINISQDQFVLLPAWSPKRNQIGYIDAVATRHVPRNPLQIYKMDLTKESVTALTSGDDQESIPLAWHPDGHKILFVTQYLFDQEILGSDIFVMDNNGENIINLTQSPEMEMAASWSPDGEQIVFDREVGEDESAIFIMEADGQNPQRITFQPGRNFEPSWSPDGNKIAFLSSRNRVPRIYTMDTNGQNVQQIAHNQRVFDGPPVWSPDGRRLAFMSGDNQGGWGLYVTDPQGHNENLIVHWTHPSPSVLNWDRPAWSPDSQHLIYVVKDQNSESLMKIRIDGDMPTQLKTGELVNWLSPVWSPGGNHLLFSAREAREPMFLLEYRMLLMNLDTSQKHAFVLPGAFEKDWSLFGLVWGPDESQLILSVSVGKKDHQHLLYLIDIPNETVTLWREEAYQADWVRPGFVYAVEAAGKRITTWGELKKPEKP
- a CDS encoding PD40 domain-containing protein, which gives rise to MERKFFAFSCIAFLISIDVSVHAKELEDKIVFVSERQGTPEVFLVEGLDGRPVQLTRNLFASSPSISPDGTEVVFISYPPAQAANILKLNIAKRRIEQLTHNAKKDIRYRSLDWSPDGRKILFITATGPLEDPRT